DNA from Chlamydiota bacterium:
CCCCTCTTATGAAAAGAACATATCAACCCAGTAAAAGACGTCGAGCAAAAGCACATGGTTTCCGTGCCCGTATGAAAACACGTAGTGGTAGGCTTGTTTTAAAAAGACGTCGTCAAATTAAAAGAAAAAGCCTAACGCCTTAATTCTATGCGTTTGTTACTTATCAAATCTTATCTTTTACGTAAGAAAAGGCACTATGTTGCTCTAGAAAAACACAAACAAGTTTTTGAAGGATACGTGCTTAAAATAAGTTTTTGCAAGAGTCCTTTTCTTGTTTCAAAATTGGGCATTTCTGTGTCTAGAAAATGTGGAAAGGCTGTGTTAAGAAATCGTTTTAAAAGACAGATCAAAGAAATTTATAGAATCTATCGAAATGAGCTCATATATCCTGTAAATCTCAATATCCGTCCCAATTGCTCTCTTCAATCAATCTCTTTTGAGATGATCAAACAAGACTTTTTAACCTTTTTAACTGATCTTACGCACTAAATCCAACTCATGAGGCTGCAGACAATCTGCTTTGTTTTGGTTCT
Protein-coding regions in this window:
- the rnpA gene encoding Ribonuclease P protein component, coding for MRLLLIKSYLLRKKRHYVALEKHKQVFEGYVLKISFCKSPFLVSKLGISVSRKCGKAVLRNRFKRQIKEIYRIYRNELIYPVNLNIRPNCSLQSISFEMIKQDFLTFLTDLTH